GGAGACCTAGCAGAAGATCGGCAATATCCGGCAGAACTTCATCATGAAGTGCAGCAGCATCTTTAGCCCATTCAACAAGGGAGACTAGAGTGTCTGTCCAACATCAGCCAGGCCACAGAAATACCCAATCTGCTACTGATGCATCCAAAGAGTAGGACTGCAAACGATAAGGGGAGTTAGAATTTAACAATGGAAGCAAGCGTACATCACAGTGCAAAACTGTAAGCATAACAGGTAGAAGTAGAACCCAACTGTTGAAAAAAATGAGAAGACATACGTGCACGCCTGGCCTTAATTCATAACCGAAGAATGCCATCATCAAAGATTAGATTAAGGTGGTTATTGGGATGTGTGCTGACTATTCTCTCCACTGAAGCCTTTGCAGCATCAATAGTGCTCCCCTTGATACCCCGGCAATCTAACTCACATCTGAAAGTAACAAGGCTGGAGAGGTTTTCGATCCCGAAATCAAAAGCACCAGCACTGCTGAGAGATTCATTTTCAATGTTGCCGCTAAAAATAATCTCCAGTTTTTCCAGCTTGGGCATACATCTTGCGGTAAACATGAGATCCATCATCCTATCTTCCTGTACCATATAAGTGAACACTCTCAGGCATCGGAAGCCAGCTTCAGGACTGACTGTCAGCCTTCTATCTTCACAAGAAGACTGATCATTCATTCCATCAAGGCCCAGAGTGAGCAGAGCGGGTAATGCTCCAAGGATGCACAAATCTTCATGCCGGATTCTCTCCAATTGCAAGCGTAACTTCTGCAGGTTCACAAGTGATCCTATCCAGTCCGGAAGCTTTGGGAGGGTTGAGTCAAAGGTAACAAGTTTCTGTAGGTTAAGCGGCGGAGCGGTGCACCATGTGTTCAGTAAGATACTGTCATGATCATTCCACATACTTAGAGAACAAAGGTTCTGTGTGCATAACTTACGGAGAGAAGAAGCAATAACTTCCTTGTGCTCTTGGGCAACATCCATATGATTAAGGTCCAGCCTCCTCAGATTCTTGAGCTGCCCAAGCTCTTCCAGAAAGTTATATGACTGCCAGGCATGCACCCATTTTAACGTTTCCAGTGCTTGCATCTTTGCAATTCCATCAGGAAACCTAACATGTCCACTAACACGTAAATGTGCCAATTTTCCGAGATTGACAATACTTGCTGGTAAATCAGATATATTTGTTCCTGTTATGTCCAACATCTCTAAGCACCGTAGATGTCCGATTTGTTCCGGAAGCTCACTTACCTCGGTCCTGCTAATGTCAAGGTACCTTAGCTGAAACAGATGCCCTACATTTGCAAGATGGTGGTTTTCTAATTGACTGCAACCTCCAAAGTCCAAAGTGCGCAAATGAGTGAACTCCATAATTGAAGGGATTTTCACTGTATTCCCAAACACATTAAGTGATCGGACATGAGACAGTATCAGGCTAGTCGGTATGGCAGAATGTCCTTCCCCTTCAACTTGCATGGAGAGCCGACGTACTCTGCTTTGTGTACCGATAGTTAAACTGGGGACACCAACAAAAGTAACAAAGTTCTCTTCATTGGACTTGGATACTATGAAATCAAGAATTGTGTCATGAACACGACAACTAAGCACCTTATCATACTTGCCCAGCTTCACAGGTTGGATCAAACTCCTATTGACAAGCTCATTAAAACACCTCTCTCCCAACTCATATGCTGAATATCTCCCTTCTTTATGAACAAATCCTTCGGCAATCCATCTCCATATAAGGTATTTCTTCTCAATAATAGAATCTTCTGGAAATATACTAAGATACAAGAGACAAGTTTTTAGATGAGGAGGCAGATCATAGTAGCTGAGTGACAATATCTTTATCATCCATTCGACGCTAGGATTCCTTTCAAGTGCACGACCAATTGAATCTTTCACTTGGTTCCATAGATGTTCCGTTTTTCCTGTGTTAGCCAACAAACCAGATATAGCAATGATCGCCAAAGGCAAGCCATCACATTTTTTCAAGATTTGGTCAGAAACTTTTTCAAGTGATGAAGGACATTCTTCTTCGGAGTTGAATAATCTTCCATGAAACAGTTGTCGTGAGTGTGCCATATTAAGAGGTCTTATATTATAAATATGGCCACCGATTGATGAACGACATGAACACGCGACATCACTCATACGAGTGGTGGTGATTATTACACTGTCACATCCGGTCATGGGTAATGCGTACTTAATCACATTCCAGGTTTTAACATCCCATATATCATCTATCACTATAAAATACCTGCAGATAATTTTATGAGGGATATTAGTTCATATGGCATCTTAAAATGAAGTGTGCAAACAAAACAAGAATGAGAAACTTCTATATTCCCAGTGACAACGTGCAAAAGATAAATGGGAGAGATTTATGCAAGTTAAACAAGGAGACTAGACAAAAAACACTAGCAGATCTCTATGCATGTAAATGGGTTCTTActacacaaaaatatatttttcctAGGTAGGTCATGTGGGACCAATAGAGTCCTACGCATTTGGAGTAATACATATCTTGTAACACGCATGCTTTAAAGGTTGATAATGTTTTCAAATTGTGGAAAGAGTTATCTTTTGGTCTATGCATTCTGAGGGGCCCACACATTGAAGACCTATGCTAATATTAAGCGCTTACTGTGCATATATGCTTAGTTTTCCTCCAAATGCAGTAACCAAATTAAGCAGTTAACAAAGAAATGTAATCGTTGATCAATTCTGATTATAAATTTACTAGTGTAGTTTTGATGGATGACAAACAAATTAGAAAGAACACAATAGTACCTTTTCTCTGCTAGGTAACCACTAATCTTGCTTATGAGTTGTTGTATGCTCCCTGCTTCAGTGTGTGCATAATCTTGACAACTAACTTCACTGAGAATGGTTCTCAATATATTCGTCATATCTGGATTTCTTGACACTGACACGAAAGCCCGACACTCGAATTTGCCTTTGAGGTCTTGATACACTTGGTTCGCAAGAGTTGTCTTGCCCATTCCTCCAGATCCAACGATGGAGACCATCTTCACTTGTTGCAGTTGTGTTGATGCAACCCCATCTTCTTTAGTCAACATTTCGGTTATCTCAGCCTTGGGTTCGTCCATTCCAACAAGCTTTGAAGCATCCTCAAAGATAGCAAGAGCTCTAGGGTCAACGGTCGCATTTTTCGTGTTGGAGAAGACCTGACGTGTCTTGTACCTTTCATTTCTCTCGCCCGCCTCAATGACTTGTTTCTTCAAATCTTCGAACATCCGATGGTGGGCCTTCCTCTTCCCCAACTTCCCCAAAATGTGCTTGATTTTCTTTATGAAGCCATCTGGCTTAGCATCTTTGTCGTCGACACCACCTTCGCCACCTTGCACGAAGTCGTCGATGGAGTCCTCTATATCATAGGAGAGCTCCCGCACCATGGTCATCCATACCTTATCTTGCACGTCAGGATCCTCCTCCTCCGACATCTTCAGGAGAAAGGCGTGCATGGCGGTAAGCTCATCAATCAGAAACTTGATCTCGCCGcgcacccccttgtgaagcttgtacTCGTTGACCAGCAAAGTGGCCAGCTTCTCCAGGACGGCGTCCAGGGCCCCCGTTGCTGCACTCACCAGTATCCCCTCCATGGTCCTCGATGTAAACCCTGAAAAGAGGATGGATTAATCAAAGTAAGACACTAATAAGTCCAAGCATTGCTGCATCTGAGGGAGATGAAGCACGGCACAGGGAGATTGGGTCGTACCTGAATTTCAACAGTGGATTATTTCCTCGTAAAGCTACAAAAACGACCCCGTGCCGGCGCAATCCAACGGGAGCCAGCGGCGAGACTGAAGCACGGCGAACAGTGGATTTTTTCCAGTAACGGGAATAAATGGGCTGCTCGATGAGCTGAGCTGCGTATGACGGCGAACACTGGATTGTTTTTTCTGTCCGCGTTGTCGATCTAAAACCTGAAAGAGAATGGATTGACGGGGGTAAGCCCAACCATTGCTGCACCGAAGGAACTACGAATCGACCACGTGCCGGCGCAGGCGCCGGCGGCGTAGGACGAGATCGAATCACGGCAGGGGGAGATAGGGTCGTACGTATCTACCTAGCGGGATGGATCCGCCGCCGAGGATGCCCGGCCGCGGAGTTACTGGGTGCTGCGGCCACGGAGTAACCCCGGCACCTGGCCAGGCGAGGAGAAGGACGGGGCACCGGAGCTCGGACGCCGGCGAGGTCACGAGAGTGGAGTGGAGTGAGTGAGAACAAAAGGGGATCGATCTGCTCTGGGCTGTAAATCGTTGACCAAAACGCTTGGACAAACAAAGTGTTTAGATTAGGGATCGAGTGAGCACTCATGCTCCATTCATTCT
This window of the Triticum aestivum cultivar Chinese Spring chromosome 5D, IWGSC CS RefSeq v2.1, whole genome shotgun sequence genome carries:
- the LOC123123484 gene encoding disease resistance protein RGA5; the protein is MEGILVSAATGALDAVLEKLATLLVNEYKLHKGVRGEIKFLIDELTAMHAFLLKMSEEEDPDVQDKVWMTMVRELSYDIEDSIDDFVQGGEGGVDDKDAKPDGFIKKIKHILGKLGKRKAHHRMFEDLKKQVIEAGERNERYKTRQVFSNTKNATVDPRALAIFEDASKLVGMDEPKAEITEMLTKEDGVASTQLQQVKMVSIVGSGGMGKTTLANQVYQDLKGKFECRAFVSVSRNPDMTNILRTILSEVSCQDYAHTEAGSIQQLISKISGYLAEKRYFIVIDDIWDVKTWNVIKYALPMTGCDSVIITTTRMSDVACSCRSSIGGHIYNIRPLNMAHSRQLFHGRLFNSEEECPSSLEKVSDQILKKCDGLPLAIIAISGLLANTGKTEHLWNQVKDSIGRALERNPSVEWMIKILSLSYYDLPPHLKTCLLYLSIFPEDSIIEKKYLIWRWIAEGFVHKEGRYSAYELGERCFNELVNRSLIQPVKLGKYDKVLSCRVHDTILDFIVSKSNEENFVTFVGVPSLTIGTQSRVRRLSMQVEGEGHSAIPTSLILSHVRSLNVFGNTVKIPSIMEFTHLRTLDFGGCSQLENHHLANVGHLFQLRYLDISRTEVSELPEQIGHLRCLEMLDITGTNISDLPASIVNLGKLAHLRVSGHVRFPDGIAKMQALETLKWVHAWQSYNFLEELGQLKNLRRLDLNHMDVAQEHKEVIASSLRKLCTQNLCSLSMWNDHDSILLNTWCTAPPLNLQKLVTFDSTLPKLPDWIGSLVNLQKLRLQLERIRHEDLCILGALPALLTLGLDGMNDQSSCEDRRLTVSPEAGFRCLRVFTYMVQEDRMMDLMFTARCMPKLEKLEIIFSGNIENESLSSAGAFDFGIENLSSLVTFRCELDCRGIKGSTIDAAKASVERIVSTHPNNHLNLIFDDGILRL